A genomic region of Raphanus sativus cultivar WK10039 chromosome 6, ASM80110v3, whole genome shotgun sequence contains the following coding sequences:
- the LOC130496910 gene encoding probable carboxylesterase 11 gives MPSVGVKLYSVFFKFLLKHRLQNRIQSDSISSSSDPFGVTTRPEESVSPPNPLFTDGVATKDIHIDPLTSLSVRIFLPESALNNLAASAKSRTGSDLLLRRNSHGSSNSLHSSHKSESRRSSYALTTASSSSSSSAEEVLYRGYAPPSSSGGECRKLPVMVQFHGGGWVSGSNDSVANDFFCRRMAKHCDVIVLAVGYRLAPENRYPAACEDGFKVLQWLGKQANLADCNKSMSRRGGGGGGEVKKKHVVDAFGASLVEPWLASHADPSRCVLLGVSCGANIADYVSRKAIEAGQNLDPVKVVAQVLMYPFFIGTVPTQSEIKQANSYFYDKPMCILAWKLFLPEEEFSLDHPAANPLVPGRGPPLKFMPPTLTIVAEHDWMRDRAIAYSEELRKVNVDAPVLEYKDAVHEFATLDMLLRTPQAQACAEDIAIWVKKYISFRGHEFSY, from the exons ATGCCGAGCGTCGGCGTGAAGCTCTACAGCGTCTTCTTCAAGTTCCTTTTAAAACACCGTCTACAAAACCGGATCCAATCAGACTCCATCTCATCCTCATCGGATCCGTTCGGCGTCACGACCCGACCCGAAGAATCCGTCTCCCCTCCGAACCCCTTATTCACCGACGGAGTCGCCACCAAAGACATCCACATCGATCCCCTAACCTCCCTCTCCGTCCGCATCTTCCTCCCCGAATCCGCTCTCAACAACCTCGCCGCCTCCGCCAAGTCTCGAACCGGATCGGATCTCCTCCTTAGAAGAAACAGCCACGGCTCGTCCAACTCGTTGCACTCCTCTCACAAGTCCGAGTCTAGAAGAAGCAGTTACGCTCTCACCACCgcctcctcctcatcctcctcctctgcGGAGGAGGTGTTGTACAGAGGGTACGCACCGCCGTCGTCGTCGGGTGGGGAATGCAGGAAGCTTCCGGTGATGGTGCAGTTCCACGGAGGAGGGTGGGTGAGTGGGAGCAACGACTCGGTGGCGAATGATTTCTTCTGTAGGAGGATGGCGAAGCATTGCGATGTGATTGTTTTGGCGGTTGGGTATAGGCTGGCGCCGGAGAATAGGTACCCCGCGGCGTGTGAGGACGGGTTCAAGGTGTTGCAGTGGCTTGGGAAGCAGGCCAATCTCGCGGATTGTAATAAGTCCATGTCGCggagaggtggaggaggaggaggagaggtgAAGAAGAAGCATGTTGTTGATGCTTTTGGTGCTTCTTTGGTTGAGCCTTGGCTCGCTTCTCATGCTGATCCTTCCAG ATGCGTGCTTCTTGGTGTGAGCTGTGGTGCCAACATAGCTGACTACGTATCCCGCAAAGCCATCGAAGCTGGTCAAAATCTAGACCCAGTCAAGGTTGTGGCTCAAGTCTTAATGTACCCGTTCTTCATCGGCACCGTTCCCACGCAATCCGAGATCAAACAAGCAAACTCCTACTTCTACGACAAACCCATGTGCATCCTCGCTTGGAAGCTTTTCTTACCGGAAGAAGAGTTCAGTCTGGACCACCCGGCAGCGAACCCGCTCGTTCCAGGCCGGGGCCCACCGCTCAAGTTCATGCCACCGACGCTGACCATCGTCGCGGAGCATGACTGGATGAGAGACAGAGCCATCGCTTACTCAGAAGAGCTGAGGAAGGTCAACGTAGATGCTCCTGTGCTGGAGTACAAAGACGCGGTTCACGAGTTTGCAACGCTCGACATGCTTCTTAGGACTCCACAGGCTCAGGCCTGTGCAGAAGATATTGCCATCTGGGTTAAGAAGTATATCTCTTTCCGTGGTCACGAGTTCTCATACTAG
- the LOC108807949 gene encoding probable disease resistance protein RPP1 produces MDSSLFRTVFVAAIGFLAFYISNHENREHDSFSSSSSLSLSSPSLSLSRNWTHDVFPSFHGEDVRKDFLSHIQKGFERKGIKQFNDNEMERGESISFQLVRAIRGSKIAVVLFSKNYASSKWCLDELVEIMKCRREFGQIVIAVFYKVDPSDVRKQTGDFGKVFRQTCTGKTNEEIRRWRVALAEVAPIAGYHSNNWDNEADMVENITTDVSKKLTHFMRSIDFNYDLVGMGAHMEEMRRLLYLDSDEVKMIGIWGLPGIGKSTITKYLFKQLSQRFNVSLYIKDINALYTRPASSDVEFMSLLTYQNDNEVIDLGVEREKLKRKKVLVVIDNVHRSVQLDAMMKVSPWFGPGSRVVIAVQDREVLEAHTIDDVYGVALPSDYEAMQIFCLAAFDQKFPKDGYEDLAIRVCNVAGRLPLRLKIMGSYFRGMSKQEWIDKIDPL; encoded by the exons ATGGATTCTTCCTTATTCCGTACAGTTTTTGTTGCTGCAATAGGCTTCTTAGCATTCTATATATCCAATCACGAAAACAGAGAACACgattctttttcttcctcttcatcattAAGTCTCTCTTCACCTTCACTTTCTTTGTCTCGTAACTGGACACATGATGTCTTTCCAAGCTTCCACGGGGAAGATGTCCGAAAAGACTTTTTAAGTCACATTCAAAAGGGGTTTGAGAGAAAAGGAATCAAACAATTCAATGACAATGAGATGGAGAGAGGAGAATCCATATCTTTTCAACTTGTAAGGGCCATTAGAGGATCTAAAATCGCGGTCGTCTTGTTCTCGAAGAACTATGCTTCTTCAAAATGGTGTCTTGATGAACTGGTGGAGATTATGAAGTGTAGGCGAGAGTTTGGTCAAATAGTGATTGCGGTTTTCTATAAGGTGGATCCATCTGATGTACGCAAGCAAACCGGAGATTTTGGGAAGGTCTTCAGACAAACTTGTACCGGTAAAACTAATGAGGAAATCAGAAGATGGAGAGTAGCTTTGGCAGAAGTAGCCCCAATTGCTGGTTATCATTCAAACAACTG GGATAATGAAGCAGACATGGTAGAGAATATCACCACTGATGTTTCAAAAAAGCTGACTCATTTCATGAGATCAATTGATTTCAATTACGACTTAGTTGGAATGGGAGCTCATATGGAAGAGATGAGACGATTGTTATACCTAGATTCGGATGAAGTGAAGATGATAGGCATTTGGGGTCTTCCTGGGATTGGTAAGAGCACAATCACTAAATATCTCTTTAAACAACTCTCTCAAAGATTCAACGTGAGTCTCTATATCAAGGACATCAACGCACTTTATacaagaccagcttcttctGATGTGGAGTTTATGTCTCTACTAACATACCAAAATGATAACGAAGTTATTGACCTAGGAGTTGAAAGAGAGAAGCTGAAACGCAAGAAAGTGCTTGTAGTTATTGACAATGTCCACAGATCAGTACAGTTAGATGCAATGATGAAAGTAAGTCCATGGTTTGGTCCTGGAAGCCGGGTTGTCATCGCGGTACAGGACAGGGAAGTTTTGGAGGCACATACGATTGATGATGTTTATGGAGTGGCTTTACCATCAGACTATGAAGCTATGCAAATATTTTGTTTGGCTGCTTTTGATCAAAAGTTTCCCAAAGATGGTTATGAGGATCTTGCTATAAGAGTTTGCAATGTTGCTGGCAGACTACCTTTGAGACTGAAAATTATGGGCTCTTATTTCAGAGGAATGTCCAAGCAAGAGTGGATTGATAAGATTGATCCACTTTGA